A genomic segment from Chrysemys picta bellii isolate R12L10 chromosome 11, ASM1138683v2, whole genome shotgun sequence encodes:
- the LOC101932961 gene encoding uncharacterized protein LOC101932961 isoform X2, with protein MSCQEIITSSMTSHGRMCSTSKASYSSSNYTSLPEERRQIAEAAKRRAIEILRDALKKKDRVLMEKPQGLFLDDSGDPKSWMKRHVILTEELVRDLISELEAVKFKEDLTRENNDAYIYSESGDKTVYLCPRFWKASTYLGEGSQPGTLIHEASHFLGIRDINHSKESIHVAFAWRGKLAKLKVGSEPSVPDLNSLAKALLNANNIEREFEITLNHKGKYKNGKYTCCGEKAVNSVCERAVPDEFLTCNFQGSLSIMKDIDEILTESLLPARDRVKRHIDELREIADDIDKIHKGATIANIAGGTVGIAGGITTIVGLCLIPVTFGASLIVSLTGLAVSTAGGLTSAAATTTDIVTSTVKRETVEKLLQECQADVEHIQDYAERIAEKIENLKDNEKKGFVFAIPQIGSGAGRAVLNTMKMVKAGQLLANVGRIARFAGAATHVLTALTLGLDIFFVAKDSMDLHKGAKTELAAEIREIANKMEQIIDQLNEM; from the exons ATGAGTTGCCAGGAAATAATCACTAGCAGCATGACATCACATGGAAGAATGTGCTCTACTTCTAAAGCAAGTTACTCTTCCAGTAACTACACATCCCTACCTGAAGAAAGGAGACAAATTGCAGAAGCAGCAAAGCGGAGAGCAATTGAGATTCTGAGAGATGCCCTGAAGAAGAAGGACCGAGTGCTGATGGAGAAACCCCAGGGTCTGTTTTTGGATGATAGTGGAGATCCCAAATCGTGGATGAAACGCCATGTGATACTGACAGAAGAGTTAGTTCGAGATCTCATCTCAGAGCTGGAAGCTGTGAAGTTTAAGGAGGATCTAACCAGGGAAAATAATGACGCATATATTTATTCGGAGTCTGGTGACAAAACAGTGTATTTGTGCCCACGGTTCTGGAAGGCTTCTACATATCTTGGAGAAGGGTCTCAGCCAGGGACTCTTATCCATGAAGCGTCTCACTTCCTGGGGATACGAGATATCAACCATTCCAAGGAGAGTATCCATGTTGCCTTTGCCTGGAGAGGGAAGTTGGCAAAGTTGAAAGTTGGTTCAGAACCCAGTGTCCCAGATCTGAATTCCCTTGCGAAAGCACTATTAAATGCCAACAACATTGAGCGTGAATTTGAAATTACCCTAAATCACAAAGGAAAATACAAGAATGGAAAATACACCTGCTGTGGGGAAAAAGCCGTGAACTCAGTTTGTGAGAGAGCTGTGCCTGATGAGTTTCTTACCTGCAATTTCCAGGGAAG TTTGTCAATAATGAAGGACATTGATGAAATACTGACGGAGTCGTTATTGCCAGCAAGAGACAGAGTGAAGAGACACATAGATGAGCTTCGGGAAATTGCAGATGATATTGACAAGATCCACAAAGGAGCGACAATAGCAAACATTGCTGGAGGGACAGTGGGAATTGCCGGGGGGATAACAACCATCGTAGGCCTCTGTCTCATTCCTGTTACATTTGGAGCATCCCTGATAGTCTCTCTTACAGGGCTTGCTGTTTCTACCGCAGGGGGACTGACCAGTGCAGCCGCAACCACCACAGATATAGTGACAAGTACAGTCAAGAGGGAGACAGTAGAGAAGCTCCTTCAGGAGTGTCAGGCTGACGTGGAACATATCCAAGACTATGCAGAAAGAATAGCTGAAAAAATCGAAAACTTGAAAGATAATGAAAAGAAAGGTTTTGTGTTTGCAATCCCACAGATAGGTTCAGGGGCAGGACGAGCTGTTCTTAACACCATGAAAATGGTCAAAGCTGGTCAGCTCCTGGCTAATGTTGGTAGAATTGCAAGATTTGCAGGAGCTGCGACCCATGTTCTAACAGCTCTCACCCTGGGGTTAGATATTTTCTTTGTAGCAAAAGATTCTATGGATCTCCACAAAGGTGCAAAAACGGAGCTGGCAGCTGAAATCCGAGAAATAGCCAataaaatggagcaaataattgaCCAATTAAACGAAATGTGA